From the Vibrio tubiashii ATCC 19109 genome, the window CGTGCAACTCGTGAGCAGATCCTATTCTCTCTATCTACTGCAAGCTCGAACGCGACGATCCCTGTAACAATGCGTACTCTGACTGAGAAACTACACGTTTCAAAATCAGTAGCAGGTTTTGGTGTACCACTAGGTGCAACCATGAACATGTCTGGTGTGTCTATCTACATCGCACTAGCGACTATCTTCGTTGCAAACGCATTTGGTCAGCCAATCAACACTGCTGATGTGTTCACTCTAGGTCTTACTATCTTGCTTCTATCTATCGGTGCTGGTGGTGTTCCAGGTGGCGGCGTTGTAATGGTCGGCGTTCTTCTTCACCAACTAGGTCTTCCACCAGAAGGTCTTGCAATCATCGCAGCTGTTGACCGTATCAACGATATGTTCTGTACATCTTCTAACGTAGTGGGCGATACCGCTGTCAACACTATCGTTGCAAAAACAGAAGGTGAAATCGGCAAAGAAGAAGCAGAAGTAGAAGCGAAACCCGCTCAAGCGAATGCTTAATCATTAAAGTGTCGGAATTTGAAAGCGAGCCTTAGGGCTCGCTTTTTTGTTGAAGAGAATGGAGAACTGGAAAGCTAGATAACGAGAAAACTAGGCACTAAGGAGCTGTTAGGTACGAAATTTTCTTATTAGAGAGGCAAGGATCTTTGCGATACGATTGCACTGTTCGCATAATTTGTCTCGGTCAGTTAAGGATATATAGCCAAACTCCGCAGCAAGTAGAAGTTGAGTGTTCAATTCTCCTGTAGATCCTTTCGCGACACTTAAAAAGTATGCAGTTTCTTTATTGCTTTCTCTTTCCATCCCTTCGGCAATGTTACTTGAGATAGAGATACAAGAGCGCCTAATTTGATCTCGAAACGAGTAATCGCTTATGTGATTAACTTTTGGGTAGACTTGCTTACATAGCTCAAAACTGATTTGCCACACATGTAAATTTTGATATTTCATTCTGAACACTGAAGAAATGAAACACCCTAAACCTTGATGAGCGCTTTATCGCATGAAAATAGTATGAAGAAACTCAGCAAGTTTAAAATTAGTTGACGACACTTGTTCTCTGGAAGAGATAATAATCCAGCTCTCCAGCTCTCCAGCTCTCCAGCTCTCCAGCTCTCCAGCTCTCCAGCTCTCCAGCTCTCCAGCTCTCCAGCTCTCCAGCTCTCCAGCTCTCCAGCTCTCCAGCTCTCCAGCTCTCCAGCTCTCCAGCTCTCCAGCTCTCCAGCTCTCCAAATCTTTTTTAACTTTTTTTCACTTCGTCCCTTGAAAAGCCATTTGCCGCCCTTATCTATTGGGCATAGAGAAGCAAACATCATTATTTTTGTTTGTGAGCAAGGGTTGAAACCCGATTCTCCATCCCCACATAGGGGATATAGCAAAACGAAAATAGAAATTTATTCGGAGATAGCCTGATGGGTAAAATCATTGGTATTGACTTAGGTACTACTAACTCATGTGTTGCTGTACTAGACGGCGACAAACCACGTGTAATTGAAAACGCAGAGGGTGAGCGCACCACTGCATCGGTAATTGGTTACACAGACGGTGAAACGCTAGTAGGTCAACCTGCAAAACGTCAAGCAGTTACTAACCCAACTAACACGCTATTTGCAATTAAGCGTCTTATTGGTCGTCGTTTCGAAGACGAAGAAGTTCAGCGCGACATCGAAATCATGCCTTACAAAATCGTTAAGGCTGACAACGGTGATGCTTGGGTAGAAGCGCAAGGCCAGAAAATGGCAGCTCCTCAGGTTTCTGCTGAAATCCTAAAGAAAATGAAGAAAACTGCAGAAGACTTCCTAGGTGAGGAAGTAACTGGCGCAGTTATCACAGTACCTGCTTACTTTAACGATGCTCAGCGTCAAGCAACTAAAGATGCTGGCCGTATCGCAGGTCTAGAAGTTAAACGTATCATCAACGAACCAACAGCTGCAGCTCTAGCATACGGTCTAGACAAGCAAGGCGGTGACCGCACTATCGCTGTATACGACCTTGGTGGTGGTACATTCGATATCTCTATCATCGAGATTGACGAAGTTGAAGGCGAGAAAACGTTCGAAGTACTAGCAACTAACGGTGACACTCACTTAGGTGGTGAAGACTTCGATAACCGCATGATCAACTACCTAGTTGAAGAGTTCAAGAAAGAGCAAGGTATCGATCTTAAGAACGATCCTCTAGCAATGCAGCGTGTTAAAGAAGCAGCAGAAAAAGCGAAAATTGAGCTTTCTTCTACTTCTCAAACAGACGTAAACCTACCTTACGTAACTGCAGATGCGACTGGTCCTAAGCACATGAACGTTAAAGTGACTCGTGCGAA encodes:
- a CDS encoding four helix bundle protein, with protein sequence MKYQNLHVWQISFELCKQVYPKVNHISDYSFRDQIRRSCISISSNIAEGMERESNKETAYFLSVAKGSTGELNTQLLLAAEFGYISLTDRDKLCEQCNRIAKILASLIRKFRT